In the Pseudomonas sp. ADAK2 genome, one interval contains:
- the queG gene encoding tRNA epoxyqueuosine(34) reductase QueG, protein MPAITTDLPALAQSIKDWGRELGFQQVGISGLDLAEHEQHLERWLAAGYHGEMEYMGAHGSKRSHPEELVPGTLRVVSLRMDYLPGDTQMAQLLAQPEKAYVSRYALGRDYHKLIRKRVQQLAEKIQSVIGPFGYRAFVDSAPVLEKAIAEKAGLGWIGKNTLVLNRKAGSYFFLSELFVDLPLPEDPPHSTEHCGRCTACLDICPTNAFVGPYVLDARRCISYLTIELKSAIPEDLRPLIGNRVFGCDDCQIVCPWNRFARPSGESDFKPRHNLDNAELAELFMWDEDKFLSSTEGSPLRRAGYERWLRNLAVGLGNAPSSIPVLEALKARREYPSELVREHVEWALKQHEQRADNAVSPF, encoded by the coding sequence ATGCCCGCTATTACTACAGACCTGCCCGCCCTCGCCCAATCCATCAAGGACTGGGGCCGCGAGCTGGGCTTCCAGCAAGTCGGCATCAGCGGCCTGGACCTCGCCGAGCATGAGCAGCACCTGGAGCGCTGGCTCGCCGCCGGCTACCACGGCGAAATGGAGTACATGGGTGCCCACGGCAGCAAACGCTCGCACCCGGAAGAACTGGTGCCGGGTACTTTGCGTGTAGTGTCGCTGCGCATGGACTACCTGCCCGGCGACACGCAAATGGCGCAATTACTGGCCCAACCGGAAAAAGCCTACGTCTCCCGTTATGCCTTGGGCCGCGATTACCACAAATTGATCCGTAAACGCGTGCAGCAACTCGCAGAAAAAATCCAGTCGGTCATTGGCCCCTTCGGCTACCGCGCTTTCGTTGACAGCGCTCCGGTACTGGAAAAAGCCATCGCCGAGAAGGCTGGCCTTGGCTGGATCGGCAAAAACACCCTGGTCTTGAATCGCAAGGCCGGCAGTTATTTCTTCCTCAGCGAACTGTTTGTCGACCTGCCGCTGCCGGAAGACCCGCCCCACAGCACCGAACATTGCGGCCGCTGCACCGCGTGCCTGGATATTTGCCCGACCAACGCCTTCGTCGGCCCGTATGTGCTGGATGCCCGGCGCTGCATTTCCTACCTGACTATCGAACTGAAAAGCGCGATTCCCGAAGACTTGCGACCGTTGATCGGCAATCGAGTGTTCGGCTGCGATGATTGCCAGATCGTCTGCCCGTGGAACCGCTTCGCCCGTCCATCCGGAGAAAGCGACTTCAAGCCTCGGCACAATCTGGACAATGCCGAGTTGGCCGAGTTGTTCATGTGGGATGAAGACAAGTTTCTCAGCAGTACCGAGGGTTCACCGCTGCGCCGCGCCGGTTATGAGCGCTGGTTGCGCAATCTGGCGGTGGGGTTGGGGAATGCGCCGTCGAGTATCCCGGTGCTGGAGGCGTTGAAGGCGCGCAGGGAATATCCGTCGGAACTGGTGCGTGAACACGTCGAATGGGCACTGAAGCAACACGAACAACGCGCTGACAACGCTGTATCTCCCTTTTAA
- a CDS encoding Fic family protein, which translates to MQSLTPDFLSKLRYNGSQVATLRALGEYRGKQQLFLAQSPEVLNDLKQLAVIESTESSNRLEGVVVTPARLKSLVVKNAEPKSRSEQEIAGYRDALSLIHEAAEGMPISEGVIRQLHSMLYRYLPQDGGEWKATNNDIIERHPDGSSRIRFRPVAAHLTPIAMVEMVTQYRKALDQNQADPLVLVPLVILDFLCIHPFSDGNGRVARLLTLLLLYQFDYRVGRFISLERIFEDSKESYYETLEVSSQGWHEGLHNVQPWLDYFWGALLRAYKEFEVRVGTIEKRHGGKSDRVRVEALKRFLPFSITELEEACPGVSRDTVRMVLRSLKAEGLIQSTGKGRNAKWIKSSGVDLRT; encoded by the coding sequence ATGCAATCACTCACCCCTGATTTCCTCTCGAAGCTACGCTACAACGGATCGCAGGTCGCAACACTGCGGGCTCTTGGAGAATATCGAGGAAAACAGCAATTATTCCTTGCTCAATCTCCAGAGGTTCTCAATGACCTGAAGCAGTTGGCTGTCATCGAGTCCACTGAGTCATCAAACCGGCTTGAAGGTGTTGTCGTGACGCCTGCTCGGTTGAAATCTCTAGTCGTCAAAAATGCTGAACCTAAAAGTCGCTCCGAGCAAGAAATTGCAGGTTATCGAGACGCGCTTTCTTTGATTCATGAAGCAGCAGAGGGGATGCCAATTTCCGAAGGTGTCATTCGACAGTTGCACAGCATGCTTTACCGCTATCTGCCACAGGATGGAGGGGAGTGGAAAGCAACGAACAACGACATCATTGAACGTCATCCTGATGGCAGCTCACGCATTCGCTTCCGGCCTGTCGCGGCGCATCTGACACCTATTGCGATGGTCGAGATGGTTACTCAATATCGCAAAGCCTTGGATCAGAATCAGGCGGACCCTCTGGTCTTGGTTCCTCTCGTCATTCTGGACTTTCTTTGTATCCACCCTTTCTCGGACGGTAATGGTCGCGTGGCCCGTCTGCTCACATTGCTGCTGCTTTATCAGTTTGATTATCGAGTTGGACGTTTTATCAGCCTTGAGCGGATCTTCGAGGACTCAAAAGAAAGTTATTACGAAACGCTTGAGGTCAGCTCCCAAGGTTGGCATGAAGGCCTGCATAATGTTCAGCCATGGCTCGACTATTTCTGGGGCGCGCTGCTTCGGGCTTATAAGGAGTTTGAGGTCCGTGTAGGCACGATTGAAAAACGCCACGGAGGAAAAAGTGATCGAGTACGTGTGGAGGCGCTGAAGCGCTTTTTGCCTTTTTCAATTACCGAACTTGAAGAGGCATGCCCTGGCGTGAGTCGCGATACGGTGCGTATGGTTTTGCGTTCATTGAAGGCTGAAGGACTCATTCAGTCGACAGGAAAGGGGCGCAATGCCAAGTGGATAAAGTCATCTGGTGTTGATCTACGTACGTGA
- a CDS encoding trimeric intracellular cation channel family protein yields the protein MLLMLYLIAITAEAMTGALSAGRRGMDWFGVVLIACVTALGGGSVRDVLLGHYPLTWVKHPEYLILTSVAAMFTVFAARWMRHLRSLFLVLDAVGLVAFTLIGCMTALEMGHGMLVASVSGVITGVFGGILRDIFCNDIPLIFRRELYASVSFAAAWCYMLCIYLELPGEQAILITLFGGFLLRLLAIRFHWEMPKFVYNDEA from the coding sequence ATGTTGCTGATGCTCTACCTGATCGCCATTACCGCCGAAGCCATGACCGGTGCCCTGTCTGCCGGCCGTCGCGGCATGGACTGGTTTGGCGTGGTGCTGATCGCCTGCGTCACAGCGTTGGGCGGCGGTTCGGTGCGTGACGTGCTGCTCGGCCACTACCCGCTGACCTGGGTCAAACACCCGGAATACCTGATCCTGACCTCGGTCGCCGCGATGTTCACGGTATTCGCCGCGCGCTGGATGCGGCATCTGCGCTCGCTGTTCCTGGTGCTCGACGCCGTGGGGCTGGTGGCATTCACATTGATCGGCTGCATGACCGCGCTGGAAATGGGCCACGGCATGTTGGTGGCGTCGGTCAGCGGTGTGATCACCGGGGTATTCGGCGGCATCCTCCGAGATATCTTCTGCAACGACATCCCGCTGATCTTCCGTCGCGAGCTCTACGCCAGCGTTTCGTTCGCGGCGGCGTGGTGCTACATGCTTTGCATCTATCTGGAATTACCGGGCGAGCAGGCGATATTGATCACCTTGTTCGGCGGGTTTTTGCTGCGGTTGCTGGCGATCCGGTTTCATTGGGAAATGCCGAAGTTCGTCTACAACGACGAAGCCTGA
- the orn gene encoding oligoribonuclease — MQNPQNLIWIDLEMTGLNPDTDVIIEMATIVTDSDLNTLAEGPVIAIHHSDAILAGMDEWNTRQHGGSGLTQRVRDSRISMAEAEAETIAFLEKWVPKGKSPICGNSICQDRRFLYTHMKALESYFHYRNLDVSTLKELAARWAPDVRDSFQKGSTHLALDDIRESIAELQHYRKHFIKF; from the coding sequence ATGCAAAACCCGCAGAATCTGATCTGGATCGACCTGGAAATGACCGGTCTGAACCCTGATACCGACGTCATCATCGAGATGGCGACCATTGTCACCGACAGTGACCTGAACACCTTGGCCGAAGGCCCGGTGATCGCGATCCACCACAGCGACGCGATTCTCGCCGGCATGGACGAGTGGAACACCCGTCAACACGGCGGCTCGGGCCTGACCCAGCGGGTGCGCGACAGCCGCATCAGCATGGCCGAAGCCGAAGCCGAGACCATCGCCTTCCTGGAAAAATGGGTGCCGAAGGGCAAGTCACCGATCTGTGGCAACAGTATCTGTCAGGACCGTCGCTTCCTTTATACGCACATGAAAGCCCTGGAAAGCTATTTCCACTACCGCAACCTCGACGTGTCGACCCTCAAAGAGCTGGCCGCACGCTGGGCGCCGGACGTGCGCGACAGCTTCCAGAAGGGCAGCACGCACCTGGCGCTGGACGATATCCGCGAATCGATTGCTGAGTTGCAGCACTACCGCAAGCATTTCATCAAGTTCTGA
- the rsgA gene encoding small ribosomal subunit biogenesis GTPase RsgA, which translates to MAKRQLNRRQNWRIEKIQGERAARAAKRESSAVEALEGGDLGPEQTGLVIAHFGVQVEVEALEGELAGEVFRCHLRANLPALVTGDQVVWRAGNQGIGVIVAQLPRKTELCRPDSRGQLKPVAANVDMIVIVFAPLPEPHANLIDRYLVAAEHAGIRPLLLLNKFDLIDEQNAPALNALLAVYRTLGYPVLEVSAHHGNGMEQLQEQLDGRISVFVGQSGVGKSSLVNSLLPEVETRVGPLSELSGQGTHTTTTARLFHFPGGGELIDSPGIREFGLGHVSRADVEAGFIEFNDLIGTCRFRDCKHDREPGCALLKALEEGRVQQQRMNSYRSIIASLPETSY; encoded by the coding sequence ATGGCCAAACGCCAACTCAATCGTCGTCAAAACTGGCGCATCGAAAAGATTCAGGGCGAGCGCGCTGCCCGCGCCGCCAAACGCGAGTCCTCGGCTGTCGAGGCACTTGAGGGCGGCGATCTGGGTCCGGAACAGACCGGCCTGGTGATCGCGCACTTCGGTGTGCAGGTCGAAGTCGAAGCCCTTGAAGGCGAACTGGCCGGCGAAGTGTTCCGTTGTCACTTGCGCGCCAACCTGCCAGCGCTGGTGACCGGCGATCAGGTGGTCTGGCGTGCCGGCAACCAGGGCATCGGTGTGATCGTGGCGCAACTGCCGCGTAAAACCGAACTCTGCCGCCCGGACAGCCGTGGCCAGCTCAAACCCGTAGCGGCCAACGTCGACATGATCGTCATCGTCTTCGCCCCGCTGCCCGAGCCCCACGCCAACCTGATCGACCGTTATCTGGTCGCCGCTGAGCACGCCGGGATTCGTCCGCTGCTGCTGCTCAACAAATTCGACCTGATCGACGAACAGAACGCCCCGGCGCTGAATGCCTTGCTGGCGGTGTACCGCACGCTCGGTTACCCGGTGCTGGAAGTCTCGGCGCACCACGGCAACGGCATGGAGCAACTGCAGGAACAACTGGACGGGCGCATCAGCGTCTTCGTCGGCCAGTCCGGCGTCGGCAAGTCCTCGCTGGTCAACAGCCTGCTGCCGGAAGTCGAAACCCGCGTCGGCCCGCTGTCGGAACTGTCCGGCCAGGGCACCCACACCACCACCACCGCGCGGTTGTTCCACTTCCCCGGCGGCGGTGAACTGATCGACTCCCCAGGCATCCGCGAATTCGGCCTCGGCCACGTCAGCCGCGCCGACGTCGAAGCCGGTTTCATCGAGTTCAACGACTTGATCGGTACTTGCCGCTTCCGCGACTGCAAACATGATCGTGAACCAGGTTGTGCGTTGCTCAAGGCGCTGGAAGAAGGCCGCGTGCAGCAGCAACGGATGAATAGCTATCGCTCGATCATCGCGAGTTTGCCGGAAACTAGTTACTAA
- a CDS encoding sterol desaturase family protein, which yields MERLKAYFQRHGNAPFKFGEGRVSGYISATLGLLSLLAVFCFLFPEWLTTAELRKVYDEQFARTTLLLGLVLSFSLGSLNILLNKRKRLGITGLVASGLAVFLGGTNVQISSIGQTPYSLGLDWFVLALLVSAIVFIPLEKLYSKDPEQNILRPHWRTDLTYFFVSHMLVQFILIFITASSSYVAGWAMSESLQASVQSLPLVVQFFLAVLVADLGQYWLHRLYHVVPWLWRIHAVHHSSTHMDWLAGSRVHFIEILLTRTGVLVPLMLLGFAPQALNAYVILVGVQAVLAHANVRINGGWLNYVMVLPRYHHWHHARHKDYIYKNYAIHTPLVDMLFGTFKLPPKEWPVRYGVFGKELPGGIVRQHLYPFQKPEPKVVAPKPPAAVS from the coding sequence ATGGAAAGACTCAAAGCCTATTTCCAGCGACACGGCAATGCACCCTTCAAATTCGGTGAAGGCCGGGTCAGTGGCTACATCTCGGCCACGCTCGGTCTGTTGAGCCTGCTGGCAGTATTCTGCTTCCTGTTCCCCGAATGGCTGACCACCGCCGAACTGCGCAAGGTCTACGACGAGCAGTTCGCGCGCACCACGCTGCTGCTCGGGCTGGTGTTGTCCTTCAGCCTCGGCTCCCTGAATATCCTGCTCAACAAGCGCAAGCGCCTGGGGATCACCGGGTTGGTGGCCTCGGGTTTGGCGGTGTTCCTCGGCGGCACCAATGTGCAGATCAGCTCGATCGGGCAGACCCCTTACTCGCTGGGGCTGGACTGGTTCGTCCTGGCCCTGCTGGTGTCGGCCATCGTCTTTATCCCCCTGGAAAAACTCTATTCCAAGGACCCCGAGCAAAACATCCTGCGCCCGCACTGGCGAACCGACCTGACCTACTTTTTCGTCAGCCACATGCTGGTGCAGTTCATCCTGATCTTCATCACCGCCTCGTCGAGCTATGTGGCGGGTTGGGCGATGTCTGAGAGTCTGCAAGCCAGCGTGCAAAGCCTGCCGCTTGTCGTGCAGTTCTTCCTCGCCGTGCTGGTGGCCGACCTGGGTCAGTACTGGCTGCATCGCCTCTATCATGTGGTGCCGTGGCTGTGGCGCATCCACGCGGTGCATCATTCGAGCACGCACATGGACTGGCTCGCCGGTTCGCGCGTGCACTTCATTGAGATTCTGCTGACCCGTACCGGCGTGCTGGTGCCTCTGATGCTGCTGGGCTTCGCGCCACAGGCGTTGAACGCTTATGTGATTCTGGTCGGCGTTCAGGCTGTGTTGGCCCATGCCAATGTGCGGATCAATGGTGGCTGGCTGAACTATGTGATGGTGTTGCCGCGTTATCACCACTGGCATCACGCCCGGCACAAGGATTACATCTACAAGAATTACGCGATTCACACGCCTTTGGTGGACATGCTGTTTGGTACGTTCAAGTTGCCGCCGAAAGAGTGGCCGGTGCGCTACGGGGTGTTTGGCAAGGAGTTGCCGGGTGGGATTGTGCGTCAGCATCTTTATCCGTTTCAGAAGCCTGAGCCGAAGGTTGTTGCGCCGAAGCCGCCAGCGGCGGTTTCCTGA
- the motB gene encoding flagellar motor protein MotB — MENNQPIIIKRVKRIAGGHHGGAWKIAFADFATAMMAFFLVLWLLSTATPEQKIAIAGYFKDPVGFSESGTPYIIDLGGTPTLAPENTLNPEVKSQPQPDKVTVDTDQVEGMAEQVEKERLELLLQELQNKVEENPQLQKFKDQILFEITPNGLRIQIMDADNRPMFDSGSARLKPYFEDILLAMADTIKAVPNKISISGHTDAKPYTGTGDFGNWELSANRANAARRALVAGSYPESQVARVVGYASSALFDREHPFNPVNRRIDIVVLTKKAQAAIEGAQGADPTTTPGQGAPGEAPNAPATPVDPNALPADKQPVPAHELRERLNLFEDAAPKPGDPAKPAEPPKQ, encoded by the coding sequence ATGGAAAATAATCAGCCGATAATCATCAAGCGCGTCAAGCGCATCGCCGGCGGGCATCACGGGGGCGCCTGGAAAATCGCCTTCGCTGACTTCGCCACGGCGATGATGGCGTTCTTCCTGGTGTTGTGGCTGCTGTCCACCGCCACACCGGAACAGAAGATCGCCATCGCCGGTTACTTCAAGGACCCGGTCGGCTTCTCCGAAAGCGGCACGCCCTACATCATCGACTTGGGCGGCACGCCGACCCTGGCGCCGGAGAACACCCTCAACCCCGAGGTGAAGTCCCAGCCGCAGCCAGACAAGGTCACGGTCGATACCGATCAGGTCGAAGGCATGGCCGAACAGGTCGAGAAAGAACGCCTGGAACTGCTGCTGCAAGAACTGCAGAACAAGGTCGAAGAGAACCCGCAGTTGCAGAAGTTCAAGGACCAGATCCTGTTCGAGATCACGCCGAACGGCTTGCGCATCCAGATCATGGACGCGGACAACCGGCCGATGTTTGACTCGGGCTCGGCGCGTCTGAAACCGTACTTCGAAGACATCCTGCTGGCCATGGCTGACACCATTAAAGCGGTGCCGAACAAGATCAGCATCAGCGGCCACACCGACGCCAAGCCGTACACCGGCACTGGCGATTTCGGTAACTGGGAATTGTCGGCCAACCGCGCCAACGCGGCTCGTCGTGCATTGGTTGCCGGCAGCTACCCGGAATCGCAAGTCGCGCGGGTGGTGGGTTATGCCTCGTCGGCGTTGTTCGACCGGGAACACCCGTTCAACCCGGTCAACCGTCGTATCGACATTGTTGTGCTGACCAAGAAGGCCCAGGCGGCCATCGAAGGGGCGCAAGGGGCTGATCCAACGACGACGCCGGGGCAGGGCGCGCCGGGTGAAGCGCCAAACGCGCCTGCCACACCGGTTGATCCGAATGCTCTGCCAGCCGACAAGCAACCGGTGCCGGCCCATGAGCTTCGCGAGCGTCTGAATCTGTTCGAAGACGCGGCGCCGAAACCGGGTGATCCGGCCAAGCCGGCTGAGCCGCCCAAGCAGTAA
- the motA gene encoding flagellar motor stator protein MotA codes for MAKLIGIIVVFASVLGGYVLSHGKIAALIQPFEVMIIGGAALGAFLQANPGYMTMHVLKKSLSMFSSRFNHTFYLEVLGLIYEILNKSRREGMMAIEGDIEDAAASPIFAKYPTVLKDERMTAFICDYLRIMSSGNMAPHELEGLFDMELYSLKEDLEHPSHAVNGIADAMPGFGIVAAVLGIVVTMASLGEGDQKSIGLHVGAALVGTFFGILAAYGFFGPLAHSLAHDAKEELNVYEAIKASLVASASGMPPSLAVEFGRKVLYPAHRPSFAELEQAVRGR; via the coding sequence ATGGCTAAATTAATCGGCATCATCGTCGTATTCGCGAGCGTGCTCGGCGGATACGTGCTTTCCCATGGCAAAATTGCCGCCCTGATTCAGCCTTTCGAGGTGATGATCATCGGGGGTGCGGCCCTGGGTGCATTCCTGCAGGCCAACCCCGGTTACATGACCATGCACGTGCTCAAGAAATCCTTGAGCATGTTCAGTTCGCGCTTCAACCACACCTTCTATCTTGAAGTGCTGGGCCTGATCTACGAGATCCTCAACAAGAGCCGCCGCGAAGGCATGATGGCCATCGAAGGCGACATCGAAGATGCCGCTGCGAGCCCGATCTTCGCCAAGTACCCGACAGTCTTGAAAGACGAACGCATGACCGCGTTCATCTGCGATTACCTGCGTATCATGTCCTCCGGCAACATGGCGCCCCATGAACTCGAAGGCCTGTTCGACATGGAACTCTACAGCCTCAAGGAAGACCTGGAACACCCTTCCCACGCGGTGAACGGCATCGCCGACGCCATGCCGGGTTTCGGTATCGTGGCGGCGGTACTCGGTATTGTGGTGACCATGGCTTCCTTGGGTGAAGGCGACCAGAAATCCATCGGCCTGCACGTCGGTGCGGCCCTGGTCGGTACCTTCTTCGGTATTCTCGCGGCGTACGGTTTCTTTGGTCCGTTGGCCCATTCCCTGGCCCACGATGCCAAGGAAGAACTGAATGTATACGAAGCCATCAAGGCTTCGCTGGTGGCTTCGGCTTCCGGCATGCCGCCTTCGTTGGCGGTGGAGTTCGGGCGCAAGGTTCTGTACCCGGCGCACCGTCCAAGCTTTGCCGAGCTGGAACAAGCCGTTCGCGGTCGTTAA
- a CDS encoding HDOD domain-containing protein, translating into MANETNVPTPKPINLEGWVKLLDGVRLPVPQESHDRVCKAIRNNRSSLRDIAELMQESPALALSVIREANRHTHGSMTEPAENLDVALNRLGLKRTEELLDRLPAEPQSGIPKALRQLQLISQHATQQANGFFANRLARLWQDIHWGSLLFLSPLWPMALTHPHLLEEWELRVIHKGESARKVEKQLFGVRLLEICLALVDIWRLPIWVQQGYRLLLNEQRELVKVLRIARDSEHPLRQQNRLDDDPTLRRWLNQPANTVLLANGLALSAQQAWDCPHSQRWQYLTSLYLQISMDEVQQQLHQQAANSARQHAMPDLWHPAVSLLWPWGMNRVHAGLLPAPAPTTEDLTNWRKQCAELLVEPSRFTNAMHLTTSARDALVACGMRRVMILMADRTHANLRVHQTAGLAKEAADLNFLVSQSSVLQRLLSQQAQVRLTPANNAQFSALLPASLRSQFSGEHLLLRSLVNNGRVIMIVVADQGGGPFSEITVQAFGKTAQCIEKALHSFSTRGQ; encoded by the coding sequence ATGGCTAACGAAACGAACGTTCCAACTCCAAAACCGATCAATCTCGAAGGCTGGGTCAAGCTGCTCGATGGCGTGCGCCTGCCGGTTCCGCAAGAGAGTCACGACCGGGTCTGCAAAGCCATTCGCAATAACCGCAGCTCGCTGCGCGACATTGCCGAATTAATGCAGGAAAGTCCGGCCCTGGCCTTGAGCGTCATTCGCGAAGCCAACCGCCACACCCACGGCAGCATGACGGAGCCGGCAGAAAACCTCGATGTGGCGCTCAATCGTCTCGGCTTGAAACGCACCGAAGAACTGCTCGATCGCCTGCCGGCCGAGCCGCAGTCCGGGATTCCGAAAGCCCTGCGCCAGCTGCAACTGATCAGCCAGCACGCGACGCAACAGGCCAACGGTTTTTTCGCCAATCGCCTCGCGCGCCTGTGGCAGGACATCCATTGGGGCAGCCTGCTGTTTCTCTCGCCGCTGTGGCCGATGGCGCTGACGCATCCGCACTTGCTCGAAGAGTGGGAGCTGCGGGTCATCCATAAAGGCGAGTCGGCGCGCAAAGTCGAAAAGCAGTTGTTCGGCGTGCGCCTGCTGGAAATCTGCCTGGCGTTGGTGGACATCTGGCGGTTGCCGATCTGGGTGCAACAGGGCTATCGCCTGCTGCTCAACGAACAACGGGAACTGGTGAAAGTGCTGCGCATTGCCCGGGACAGCGAGCATCCGCTGCGCCAGCAAAATCGTCTCGACGACGATCCGACCCTGCGTCGCTGGCTCAATCAGCCAGCCAACACCGTGCTGCTGGCCAACGGCCTGGCGCTGTCGGCACAACAGGCCTGGGACTGCCCGCACAGTCAACGCTGGCAGTACCTGACCAGCCTTTACCTGCAAATATCGATGGATGAAGTGCAACAACAGTTGCACCAACAGGCCGCCAACAGCGCCCGCCAGCATGCGATGCCCGACCTCTGGCACCCAGCGGTGTCACTGCTGTGGCCGTGGGGCATGAACCGTGTGCACGCCGGTTTGCTGCCGGCCCCGGCGCCGACCACCGAAGACCTGACAAACTGGCGCAAACAATGCGCCGAGCTGCTGGTGGAGCCGAGCCGCTTTACCAACGCGATGCACCTGACCACCTCGGCCCGGGATGCGCTGGTCGCCTGCGGCATGCGTCGGGTGATGATCCTGATGGCCGACCGCACCCACGCCAATCTGCGGGTGCACCAGACCGCAGGGCTGGCGAAAGAAGCCGCCGACCTGAATTTCCTGGTCAGCCAGAGCAGCGTGTTGCAACGCCTGCTCTCGCAACAGGCCCAGGTGCGCCTGACGCCAGCCAACAACGCCCAGTTCTCGGCCCTGCTGCCCGCCAGCCTGCGTTCGCAGTTCAGCGGCGAACACTTGCTGCTGCGCTCACTGGTCAATAATGGCCGGGTGATCATGATTGTGGTGGCGGACCAGGGCGGCGGGCCGTTCTCGGAAATCACCGTGCAAGCCTTCGGCAAAACCGCGCAGTGCATCGAAAAGGCCCTGCATAGCTTTAGCACCCGTGGCCAATAG
- a CDS encoding rhodanese-like domain-containing protein — protein MSDFSGLPLVIEPSDLLPRLDARDLILVDLTSSARYTEGHLPGARFVDPKRTQLGQAPAPGLLPTQAALETLFGELGHNPDAVYVVYDDEGGGWAGRFIWLLDVIGHSKYHYVDGGLPAWLAEGLPMSIQIPAPVGGPVSLTLHDEPTATREYLQSRLGAADLAIWDARGPLEYSGEKVLAAKAGHIPGAVNFEWTAGMDQSRNLRIRTDMPKILEQLGITKDKEIITHCQTHHRSGFTYLVAKSLGYPRVKGYAGSWGEWGNHPDTPVEI, from the coding sequence ATGTCTGACTTCTCTGGCTTGCCGCTGGTGATCGAGCCGAGCGACTTGCTCCCGCGTCTCGACGCCCGCGATCTGATTCTGGTCGACCTGACCAGCAGCGCCCGCTACACCGAAGGGCATCTGCCCGGCGCGCGTTTTGTCGACCCGAAACGTACGCAACTCGGCCAGGCGCCGGCGCCAGGCTTGCTGCCGACCCAAGCGGCCCTTGAAACATTGTTCGGCGAACTGGGCCACAACCCCGATGCGGTCTACGTGGTCTATGACGACGAAGGTGGCGGCTGGGCTGGCCGGTTTATCTGGTTGCTGGATGTCATCGGCCATAGCAAATACCACTATGTCGACGGCGGCCTGCCAGCATGGCTGGCGGAAGGCTTGCCGATGTCGATCCAGATCCCGGCCCCGGTTGGCGGCCCGGTTTCACTGACGTTGCACGACGAACCCACCGCCACCCGCGAGTACCTGCAAAGCCGTCTAGGCGCTGCCGACCTGGCGATCTGGGACGCCCGTGGGCCGCTGGAGTACTCCGGCGAGAAAGTCCTGGCGGCCAAGGCCGGACACATCCCCGGCGCGGTGAATTTCGAATGGACCGCCGGCATGGATCAGTCGCGGAACCTGCGCATCCGCACCGACATGCCGAAGATCCTTGAACAACTCGGCATCACCAAAGACAAAGAAATCATCACTCACTGCCAGACTCACCACCGTTCTGGCTTCACTTATCTTGTGGCCAAGTCCCTCGGTTATCCGCGGGTCAAAGGCTACGCCGGCTCCTGGGGCGAATGGGGCAACCATCCCGACACCCCCGTAGAGATTTAA